The region TCCGCGACGTCGCCCGGCGTGGCCGACTCGACAAGCAACCTGACGACCTTGCACGCGCGTTCGCCATTGCCCGCGAGGCGTCTGTCCGCACCGTCCAGAAGCGACCGTTTCCCGTGCAGATCGCCGGTGCCCGGGCGATTCAAATGGGCTACGTCGCGGAGATGGCCACGGGTGAGGGCAAGACGCTGACCGCTGCGATCGGTGCCGCGATCCTCGCGTGGCAGGGTCGGCCGGTACACGTCGTTACCGTCAACGACTACCTCGTTGCCCGCGACGCCGAGTTGAACCGGCCGCTGTTCGAACTGCTCGGCTCGAGCGTCTCGGCGGTCACGCACGAGACGACGCCGCAGGACCGTTATCACGCGTATCGCAAGGGCGTCGTCTACTGCACGAGCAAGGAACTCGTCGCCGACTTCCTGCGCGACCAGATCATGCTCGGCGAGCAGCGATCCAGCTCCAGCACCGCCATCGGCATGATGGCCGGCCGGCAGAACAGGCCGTGCCTCGTACCGGGTCTGTTCCGTTGCGTGGTCGACGAGGCGGACTCGCTGCTGATCGACGAGGCCGTCACGCCGCTCATCATCAGTAATGCGCCCGACGGCAACGCGAACGAGCCGCTCTATCGTGAGGCCCGTGACCTCGCACTCCAGTTAACCGAAAATCGCGACTACAAAGTCGACCGCACCGAACGGAAGGTCGACCTCACCGGCCGGGGCAAAGAGCAACTCCACAGGCTGGCTGAGGCGCTGCCGAAGGAAGAGGACGCCGGGTTCTGGGTCGGTCGGCGTCGCCGCGAGGAGCTCGTCACGCAGGCACTCGTCGGCGAGTACTGCTTCCTCAAGGACGAGCAGTACCTCATCAGCGACGACGGCAAGATCGTCATCATCGACGAATCCACGGGCCGAACCATGGCCGATCGGTCCTGGCGCGGCGGGCTTCACCAGGCGATCGAGATCAAAGAGAGCGTCGAGGTCACCAGCGACAAGGAGAACCTGGCTCGTCTCAGCTTCCAGCGGTTCTTCCGGCAATACCCGCATTTGGCCGGCATGACCGGCACCGCGTGGGAAGCCCGCGGCGAGCTCTGGCAGATCTTCAACAAGGCGGTTGTTCGCGTGCCGACGAACAAGCCGCTGATTCGCCAGCAGCTGCCGCTGCGGTTCTATGGAACCAGCGACGAGAAGTGGGAAGCCGTCGTCGACCGCGTCGCCGAGCTGCACGCCGACGGCAAGCCCGTGCTGATCGGCACGCGGAGCGTCTGGAGCAGCGAAGAGGTCGATCGCCGCCTGGCCGAGCGTGGACTGCCACATCGCGTGCTCAACGCTCGTCAGGACCAGCAAGAGGCCGAGGTTGTCGCACAGGCTGGTCAGCCAGGGGCGATCACGGTCGCGACGAACATGGCCGGTCGTGGTACGGACATTCTGCTGGGCCGCGGCGTCCGCGACAATGGTGGGCTCAATGTCATCGCGACCGAGCCGCACGCCAGCGGTCGCATCGACCGTCAGCTCTTCGGCCGAGCGGGCCGTCAAGGCGACCCTGGGACGGCCCAAATGTTCGCCAGTGCCGAGGACGACCTCATCAAGCGTCATGTCGACCGCCTCCGCAACAAGTGGCGTGCGCTGGGCGGCAGTCGCCTCATCCGGATCGCGCAGAAGCGGGCTGAAAAACTCGCACGTTTCAACCGCAAACAGGTCCTTCGCAGCGACGACTGGATGGATCAGTCGCTGCCGTTCTAGCCGATGTCGCTCGGGACGAAGGTCAATGAGACGCCATTGATGCAGTGCCTCAGTCCGGTCGGTGCCGGACCGTCGGTGAAGACGTGGCCGAGGTGGCTGTTGCACCGGCCGCACTCGACCTCGGTGCGGACCATGCCGTAGCTGAAGTCCGGCTTGGTCACGACGTGATCCTCGTCAATCTCGCGCCAAAAGCTCGGCCAGCCGGTGCCACTGTCGTATTTCGTGTCGCTGCTGTAGAGCGGTAACGCGCACACGATACAGGCGAAGACACCGCTGCGCTTCTCGTTCAGCAGATCGCTGGTGAACGCACGCTCGGTGCCGTCTTCGCGTGTGACCTTGTAGCCGAGCGGCGAAAGCTTCTCTTTCGCAACAGCGTTTGCGCGAGCGGCGTCCCAGCCGGTCAGGTCGTGCCCGCTGGCACTCATCGCCGGCCGCGTCGTGGGCGTGGCGTTGACTTCGGCGGTGGCAGCAGAGTCGCAGCCAGTCGGCAGCAACACGACGGCCACGACAGCTAGAACAGCAGCGATGCGTCTCATGTGGGCAATCATCGCTCGTTTTGCCGATAGTCGCGTCAAATCGCGTGATCCCTTGGACAAGTGATCCCAGCTGTGGGCTTCAAGCCCATGGTTTTCTGATCTTCCGCCGCCGAAGCTCACTTTTATCAAGTACAACTCACTCGGCCTGAGCGTCGACGACCAGGGCGTCGCCCGAGCGGAAGACGCGGATGATCACCGGCCGGCAGCAGACGGGGCAGTCTTCGACATACTCCTGCTCCTCGCCAGCAGATGGATCGACGGGGATGACGATCTCCTCGCCGCAGGAAGGGCAGACGTAGCTCGCGTCGTCTTGGTCCACGCTCAGCCGCAGCAGTAGTCGATCAAGCGGGCGATCTCCTTGCGAAGATCGTGGCGCGGTACGACGAAGTCGACAAAGCCCTTCTGCTCAAGGAACTCGGCACGCTGGAAGCCGGGCGGAAGCTTTTGCTTGGTCGTCGACTCGATCACGCGTGGGCCTGCGAAACCGATCAGCGCACCCGGCTCGGCGAGGATGAAGTCGCCCAGCATGGCAAAGCTCGCTGTGACGCCGCCCGTTGTCGGATCAGAGAGGACGCTGACGAAGAGCCCGCCGGCGTCGTCGTGGCGAGCCAGGGCGGCCGAGGTTTTGGCCATCTGCATGAGTGAGAGCGTCGACTCCTGCATGCGTGCTCCGCCGGAGCAGCTGACGATGATGATGGGCTTCTTCTCGTCGGTCGCGCGTTCGATTGCGCGAGTTAGCTTCTCGCCGACGACGCTGCCCATCGAGCCCATCATGAACGTCGGGTCCATCGCCGCGACGATGACGGGACGGCCCTTGATGAACGCCCGGCCGCTGACGAGTGCGTCGGCCGAGCCGCCTTTGAGCCGCTCGGCGGCGAGCCGGTCGGTGTAGGTTTTGCGGTCGGAAAAGCCGAGCGGGTCCGTGCTGGTAAGGTCGCCGTCGGTCTCCTCGAACGTGTCCGGGTCGGCAAGCTGTCGCACCCGCTCGCGGCCCGAGACGCGGTGGTGATGGCCGCACTCGGGGCAGACGAGCAGGTTGGCTTCGAGCGACTTTCGGAAGAGCGTCGCACCGCAACCCTTGCAGGCGACCCAGAGGCCTTCAGGAATGCGTGTCGATTTCGGCGGCCGGGTCTCGGCTGGAGCAGTCGTCGCCATGGCAGCAAGGTTAGGACAGGCCAGCGCGAAGGGCGGCGATGGCGTCGGCCCGGTTCGACTCGCCGAAGATCGCACTGGCCGCGACGAACCAGTCGACGCCGGCGGATCGTGCCCGGCCGATTGTGTCGACGCTGATTCCGCCGTCGATTTCGAGTCGCTGGTCGGGTCGTAGTCGCCGCTTGATCGCCTCGCACTTGTCCAGCACGCTTGGCATGAACGATTGCCCGCTCGCGCCGGGCACGACGCTCATCACGAGCACAAGGCGAACCTCGTCCAGAATCGGAAAGACGGCTTCGGCGGGCGTCATCGGGTTGATGGCCACGCCGATGTCGACGCCGTCGCTTTCAACGCTGCTATTCAAGTCCGCCAGTGTCCGCCGAACGTTGTCGGCGAGTTCGGCATGAAACGTGATGCCGTCTGCACCGGCGGCGATGAGCTGCGGTGCGACCTCTTCGGGTCGCGTGACCATCAGGTGACAGTCCAGGTATGCCTCCGGGGCGGCTTGCCTTGCGGCCTTGACCACCACCGGTCCGAAGCTGACGGTCCTGACGAAGTGTCCGTCCATGATGTCGATGTGGAGCGCATCACCACCGCTGTCGAGGACGTCGTCGATTTCGCTCCCAAGCTTGGTGAAGTCGGCTGACAGAATCGACGGCAGGATCATCGGCCTGTCATGGGCGTAAGGGTCGAAGACGTCGGGCATGCGAGCATGGTGGCGAGTGCGAAACTTGCCGACAACCCCGCGGCCGGGCACGATGACGCCATGAGAATTGTCCTCGTCGCGGGACTGGCCAGTTTGGTGGGCCTCGCCGGTTGTTCATCTGAGCCAGACGTCGCACCGCCTCCGACGCCGCAGTCGGTCGAAGGAGCGCGGGCTCGGCTGATCACGCAGCTCGAAGACCAAGGCGGCGGGACGCTGTTTCTGCTGCCGCTGGAGGAGACAACGCCGGACGGGGTATTCGAGAACCTCGGCCTGCAGACGTTTCGCGTCAAAGACGAGCCCGGCGAGGTGTTCGCGTACGAGACCTTTGCCGTGACGAGCGACGACGCGATTCAGGTCGGTTCTGGCTCTGGCGGACCCGGGATCACGAGCTTCACGCTCGCCGATGCGGACGGCGATGGCGAGTTGGACCTCGTCTACGTCACCGGTAGCGGTCGCGGCATCAAGAGCTACGACGCGGGTGCGATCGATCGGCCGGGCTTTGTGCCGTACGACCCTGCGAACCCGCCTTTGGCTGATCAGCCGGTCGCGCGCACGCCGCTCCGGAGCCGGCCGGTCGCGCTGGGTTATCGCGATCCGATTGAGCTGCGTCCGGTGGCGTCGGGCAACGGCTTTGACGTCTGGGATCCTGGACGTCGGGTCCGGTTGGGTCGATTGGTGTTTCGCGAAGAAAGCGCCGACTTCGTCGTTGCCGACGGCTTGCCCAGAAACGTGCAGCAGCGGTTCCTGTCGCCAACGCCGTAACGTCGCGGGCATGGAGCTGTTGCACGGCCTGGATGCGATGAATCACCTGCCGCGAGGGGCGGCGTTGTCGGTTGGCAACTTCGACGGCATCCACCTCGGGCACCAGAAGATCATCGATCACCTTGCCGACGCTGGCACGTCAGGCGTGGTGGTCGCGACGTTCGAGCCGCATCCGACGTCGGTCCTTCGGCCCGACCTCGCGCCGCCGAGGCTGACGAGCGTCGAGCGGAAGCGTGCGCTGCTGGCCGAAGCGGGCGTGACGCATCTGGTCGAACTTCCGGCAGACGATTCAGTTCTGAAGCTGGAGGCCAAAGCGTTTTGTGAAGCGGTCCGCGACCGGGCCGAGCCGGCGGTCTGGGCGGAAGGGCACGACTTTCGGTTTGGCAGAGGTGCCATCGGCAACGTGGACCGGCTGACCGAGTGGCTAGCGGAGTCAGGCGTATCGGTCGAGATTGTCGAGCAAGCAACGGTGGTGTTGCCGGGCCTTCAGGTGGTTTCCGCGTCGAGCAGTCTGGTTCGATGGCTCGTCGTGCACGGGCGGGTGTGCGACGCGGCTGCGGTGCTCGGCCGGAAATACAGCGTGAGTGGCGAGGTCGTTCGCGGAGCCCAGCGTGGACGCACGATCGGTTTCCCGACGGCCAACGTGCAAGTAGATGACCACCTCGTCCCTGCAGACGGCGTCTATGCCGGGCGATGCGATGTCGACGGCGCGTCGCACGTCGCGGCGGTCAGCATCGGCACGAACCCGACGTTCGACGGACCAGTGCGGACGGTCGAGGCGTACCTGGTCGGCTTCGAGGGGGACCTGTACGGGCGTCACCTGAGTGTGACACTGGAGCGATGGCTGCGTGGGCAGGAGCGGTATTCCGGGGTCGATCCGCTGGTGCGTCAGCTCAACGTCGATGTTGAGCAAGCGGTTCGGTTGGTGGCTTGATGCTTATAAAAACAAGGCAGGGCGGCTGAAGCCGCCCTGCCTCGCGGTCTCGTCGTCATCCTGGTTCAAACGCCGTCGATGATCTCGATCGAGTCGAACGCGTCGTCGTCATCGTCGTTGAAGACCGTGTCGTCACCGTCGCCGCCGAAGAGGAAGTCGGCACCAGCGCCGCCATCGAGGCTGTCGTCGCCGAAGACGCCCTCGATCAGGTCGACGCCATTGCCACCTTCGAGCGAGTCGGGTCCGCCGTTGGCGACGCCGCCGCGCGGGCCATCGAGGGCGTCGCCGACGAGGGTGTCGTTGCCATCGCCGCCGATGAGCAGGTCGTTGTTGCCGAAGCCTCGGAGCGTGTCGTTGCCGGCTTGGCCACGGAGCGTGTCGCGTGAGCCCGAGCCGTTGAGCAGGTCGTCACCCTCGCCGCCTTCGAGGACGTTGGCGTCGAGGCCGCCGGTCAGCGTGTCGTTGCCGGCACCGCCGATGAGCGTGTCCTGGTCGAAGAAGCCCGCCGCCAGCGTTGCGGCGTCGAAGGTGATGCCGGTGCCGCCGAGCAGGTAGTCGTTGCCCTCGCCGCCGACGATCGAGTCGTTGCCGCCGAAGCCGTCCAGCACGTCGTCGCCGTCACCGCCGAAGATCTCGTCGTTACCGAGTGCGCCCGAGACGGTGTCGTCGCCGGCACCGGCGAAGATGCGTGCGGCCGCGACGTCTTCACCCAGGACGATCAGGTCGTCCCCGTCGCCGCCCTCAATCTCGATGATGCCGACGCTGTCCTGCGGCTGCGACGTATTCAGGCCGTTGATGCTGATGATGACGTTTGAGCCGTCGAGCGAGACGGCGATGTTGTCCGAGCCGGTGGTGCCGTTGACCGTCAGGATGCCAGTGCTGCTGTCCAGCGTCTGGGCCTCGCGAACATCAGCCAGGGCGACAACGCTGAGGTTAGCGCCGAGGTTGCCGGTGACGTTGACGGTGATAGGCAGGTCGTCCGCGACGCCCGCGTACGTGTGGCTGCCGACGACTTCGAACGTGCCGGGCGTCGAGCCTTCGCGGACGACGACCGGGTTGTCACCGGCGAGGCCCTGGTCGACCTGGCCGTCGCCCCAGTCGATGGTGGCGGTCCAATCGGACGGATCGCCGTTGGGGTCGAGGTCGGTGAGCGTCGCAACGACGGCGTCCTGCAGCTCGACGCCACGAATGGCGACGACGTTCTGGCCAATGAGCGTGCCGCCCGAATCGCCGACGCCGACGGTGACCTGCTGGATGTCGTACGGGAAGCTGTTGTTCCCACGAATGGTCCGCGGCGTGCCATCGATGATGTCGCGGGCGTAGACGAACAGATCGACCGCGCCTGTGAAGCCGGCCTCGGGCGTGAACGTGACGTCGCCGGTGTTCTGGTCGACGCTCACGGTTCCCACGCCAGCCTGCGTCGTAAGGAAGGAGCCGCCGTTTTCGACGTCGTTGAACGCGGCGGCGTATTCGATCGGATCGTCTTCCGGATCGACCGCGCCGGTCTGGAAGACGATCGCCTGGCCCTGGTCGGTGACGAGGTTGTCGATCGACTGCAGCAACACGGCCGGGCTGTTGGTCGCGTCCTCGATGACGTCGAACTCGTACGTGTCCGTCGAGGTGCCGCCGTCGGGATCGGTGGCGGTGACGCGGACTTCAAACGACTCGCCGATGAGCGAGCTGTCAGCGCTGACCGCCAGGACGCCGTCGGTGGTGATCTCGACGACATCGACCGAGGTCACGACGACCGGATCGTCGAGAATCTGGCTGCTTGCAGAGCCGCTAATGATGTCGTCGCGGACGTCGAATCCGCGAAGCAGCTGTCCGAAGAGCGTGAAGTTGCCGTCGAGGATGCGCTTGTCCGTGCCGGGCGTGGCCAGTTCCTGCGTGACGAAGAACTGGCTGCCGTTGGTGTCCTTGCCGGCGTTGGCCATGGCGAGCTGGCCGTCGCCGTTGTAGACAAAGTCGGCGTCGAACTCGTCGTCGAACCGGAACTCGACCTCGTCGCGGACCGGGTTCGAGTTGGTGCCGTTTTCGCCCGGGCTGCCGAACTGGAAGATGAAGTCGGGAACGACGCGGAAGATCCGCAGGTCGTCGTAGAAGCCCGACTCGGCCAGACCGCTGATGCGGCGGACGGTCTCCGGCGCGACGTCGTCGAAGAGCTGGTACGTCAGCACGCGCCCATCAGCGAGGTTCATCTGCAGATACGTCGTGTCACGCGGCAGGAACGTGGCCGTGGCGTTGTTCGCGTCGTCGCCGAGCACTTCGGCGGTCAGGTTCAGCGCATCGCCGTCGGTGTCGTCGGCACGAACCGGGACGTACAGCGACTTGCCCGCCTGGACCGGAAGGTCGAACGGCTGGCTCAGCAGCTGCGGTGCGGCCAGGAGGCGGCGGCTCTCGAGCGTTTCGGTGACGGCGCGGGTGACGGGCGACATGGGGCGTTGGCGACGGATCATGACGGTTGGTTTATGGAAGGCCGCGTCGTTGGCGGCGTGGGTTGGACTGTATCGGGGTCGTCAGCGGATGAACCGCATGTCGCCGACATTGGGCACCACCGGCGGCAGGAAGGGCAGCGGCCGGTACCCGCCCGGCCAGTAGACGAAGAACGCCTTGCCGAGCAGAAACCGGCCCGGAACCCGGCCAGCATCTGAGGCGAGTCGCTCACGCGGGAGCAGAACGTCGTCGGTCCACGTCCGCGCGTCGCCCGACAGCATCGGGTTATCACCGATGACGAAGTACTCCTCCTCGCCCAGCCGCATGACGCCGTGCGGGAACAGCTCCGGCGAGGCGTATGGATGCAACCCGCCACCGCCCGAGCCGCCAGCCGTCTGGTCGCGGGCGGTGTAGTGGACGTCGCGGTACAGCTTGACGCGCGTGATGTCGGCCACGTGCCCGACGGCCGAGATCGACGCCGCAGGTTCCGGGCCCTTCAGGCTGTTGCGTTCCTCGAAGATCAGTTCGCCGACGTCGGGCTCGTAGTTCGTCTCGATGACGCGCTTTCCATCGATCTCGACGTGGATCGCATAGTCGAAATGTGCCAGCTGCAGCCGCGACGTCCCGCCGACGGCCGAGACGCCCGCATCGCTGTGCCGGGCGAGTTCGACCGGCGATGACGGATCGGTTTCGTCCAGCAGAACCACTTCGCCCGGCGTGACGCGAGCGACGAACGTCTTGCCATTGCCGGACAGCCGCAGCGCGATCGGGCCGCCGCCGTCGCGCCGGTGGTGGACGAGGCTCAGGCGCAGGTCATCGGCGTAGTGCAGCCAGGCCGTGCCGGGATCACGCGAGTGCGGTCCGCCGGCGAAGTTGAACCCTCGGCCAAAGGTGTCCGCACTGTCCTTCCCCCGAAGGCCATCATCCCATGTCTGGTTGTACGCGATGTAGTCGAGCAAGTAGAAGCAGAGCGGGTTGGCGTCCTTGTCGAACGTGAGCTGGCCGCCCTCACCGGCGAAGGCGAAGCCGTCCGATTCGACACGCCAGCCGCCCGAGGGTTTCCACGGAAGCTCGAAGTCGGCATCCGTCTCCACGCGTCCGCCCGACAACTGAACGTCCCGCTCGGCCCCGCGCGGGCGGAAGTCGTCGTCGTACACGACACGCCAGAGAGCCTCCTGCACGGTGTCCGACTTGCGGGCGATCTTGAAGTCGCTCGCCGTCAGCTCGGCCGTCTCCTTGTGCCGGGCGTCGCCGGCGATGTAGACGTCCCCGTCGAGCAGCAGCACGCTCTCGCCCGGCAGGCCGACGAGCCGCTTGATGTAGTTCTCCTGGTACGACTCCGTGCTCTCGACCGGCAGATTCGCGTAGGCCGCTCCCGACCGACTCGGGTTCTTGAAGACAACCACGTCGTAACGCTGGGGGTCCTGGAAGAGGTAGAGGTACTTCAGCACCAGAATGCGGTCGCCGTAGTAGACGTTCGGCCCTTGTGCGTTCTCGTCGACCGGGTCCAGCCCGGGCATGGGTCTCGGCGGCTGTCGGAAGCCGCAGTTGGGGCATCGGATGTTGAGCGTCCGATCCTCGCCGCTGGAATTCTGGGCCTTCTTCGGGATGAACGTGGTCGAGCCGACGGTGCGGTAGTTGACGTCGTAATCCCACCCGCAGTCCGGGCAATCGAACCGCATGTGCGCCCCCAGCAGCGTCGTGGCCATGGAGCCGGTGGGGATGATGAACGCCTCGACGACGAACGCCCTGAAGACGAACGCGAGCACGAGCGCGATGAGCACTTGCTCGATCGTCGTCCGCACCCCCGCCTGCTCCGCATCGGCCGACGAGGCGATCGTGGTGGTCTCGGACGGCGAACTCATGCCCCAGCACCGTACGTCGCCGATCGCCGGCACGCGAAGTCGGGCGTAACGGGCAGCAGAATCCCGAGCGCAGTGCCCAAAAAGAAAACGCCGCCGGTGCACCCACCACCTTTTGACGGCAGAACTGGGACGATCCTCCCGAGCGCGTTCACCACCGCGGCTGTCCTGAGCGCGCATAGCTTCATGCAATGCGTCGGTGCCTGCTCCTGGCGGTAATCCTCCTGCTCGCACTCATCCCGACGCAGGCGTCTGCCCACGGCATGACCGAGGATGACCAAGCCCGCATGCTGGAGGCCGGCTATCCCGAGTACGCCTGGCTGGGGGGCAAGCACATGCTCACCGGGTACGACCACCTCTTGTTCCTGCTGGGCGTCGTCTTCTTTCTCACCAAGTTCGGCGACGTTCTGAAGTTCATCACCGCCTTCACCCTCGGCCACTGCATCACGCTCATCGGCGCGACGCTGCTGGGCATCCAGGCCAACTACTACCTCATCGACGCCGTCATCGCTCTGACCGTCATCTGCAAGGGTTTCGACAACCTCGGCGGCTTCCAGAAGCAGCTCGGCGTCGATCCGCCAGATCTCCTGGGCATGGTGTTCGCCTTCGGCCTGATCCACGGCTTCGGCCTGTCGACGCGTCTGCAGCAGCTTCCGCTCGGCGAAGACACCGGCGGCCTCGTCCTGCGCATCCTCTCGTTCAACGTCGGGGTCGAGCTTGGGCAGTTGATTGCGCTGGGACTGATGATCCTCCTGCTCGCCGCCTGGCGAAAGACCGCCTCGTTCAAAACGTTCAGCCGTGCTGCCAACGCCGGCCTGATCGCTGTCGGCG is a window of Planctomycetota bacterium DNA encoding:
- the msrB gene encoding peptide-methionine (R)-S-oxide reductase MsrB, with protein sequence MRRIAAVLAVVAVVLLPTGCDSAATAEVNATPTTRPAMSASGHDLTGWDAARANAVAKEKLSPLGYKVTREDGTERAFTSDLLNEKRSGVFACIVCALPLYSSDTKYDSGTGWPSFWREIDEDHVVTKPDFSYGMVRTEVECGRCNSHLGHVFTDGPAPTGLRHCINGVSLTFVPSDIG
- a CDS encoding CPXCG motif-containing cysteine-rich protein — encoded protein: MDQDDASYVCPSCGEEIVIPVDPSAGEEQEYVEDCPVCCRPVIIRVFRSGDALVVDAQAE
- the accD gene encoding acetyl-CoA carboxylase, carboxyltransferase subunit beta, which encodes MATTAPAETRPPKSTRIPEGLWVACKGCGATLFRKSLEANLLVCPECGHHHRVSGRERVRQLADPDTFEETDGDLTSTDPLGFSDRKTYTDRLAAERLKGGSADALVSGRAFIKGRPVIVAAMDPTFMMGSMGSVVGEKLTRAIERATDEKKPIIIVSCSGGARMQESTLSLMQMAKTSAALARHDDAGGLFVSVLSDPTTGGVTASFAMLGDFILAEPGALIGFAGPRVIESTTKQKLPPGFQRAEFLEQKGFVDFVVPRHDLRKEIARLIDYCCG
- the rpe gene encoding ribulose-phosphate 3-epimerase, which produces MPDVFDPYAHDRPMILPSILSADFTKLGSEIDDVLDSGGDALHIDIMDGHFVRTVSFGPVVVKAARQAAPEAYLDCHLMVTRPEEVAPQLIAAGADGITFHAELADNVRRTLADLNSSVESDGVDIGVAINPMTPAEAVFPILDEVRLVLVMSVVPGASGQSFMPSVLDKCEAIKRRLRPDQRLEIDGGISVDTIGRARSAGVDWFVAASAIFGESNRADAIAALRAGLS
- the ribF gene encoding riboflavin biosynthesis protein RibF, which encodes MELLHGLDAMNHLPRGAALSVGNFDGIHLGHQKIIDHLADAGTSGVVVATFEPHPTSVLRPDLAPPRLTSVERKRALLAEAGVTHLVELPADDSVLKLEAKAFCEAVRDRAEPAVWAEGHDFRFGRGAIGNVDRLTEWLAESGVSVEIVEQATVVLPGLQVVSASSSLVRWLVVHGRVCDAAAVLGRKYSVSGEVVRGAQRGRTIGFPTANVQVDDHLVPADGVYAGRCDVDGASHVAAVSIGTNPTFDGPVRTVEAYLVGFEGDLYGRHLSVTLERWLRGQERYSGVDPLVRQLNVDVEQAVRLVA
- a CDS encoding peptidylprolyl isomerase: MIRRQRPMSPVTRAVTETLESRRLLAAPQLLSQPFDLPVQAGKSLYVPVRADDTDGDALNLTAEVLGDDANNATATFLPRDTTYLQMNLADGRVLTYQLFDDVAPETVRRISGLAESGFYDDLRIFRVVPDFIFQFGSPGENGTNSNPVRDEVEFRFDDEFDADFVYNGDGQLAMANAGKDTNGSQFFVTQELATPGTDKRILDGNFTLFGQLLRGFDVRDDIISGSASSQILDDPVVVTSVDVVEITTDGVLAVSADSSLIGESFEVRVTATDPDGGTSTDTYEFDVIEDATNSPAVLLQSIDNLVTDQGQAIVFQTGAVDPEDDPIEYAAAFNDVENGGSFLTTQAGVGTVSVDQNTGDVTFTPEAGFTGAVDLFVYARDIIDGTPRTIRGNNSFPYDIQQVTVGVGDSGGTLIGQNVVAIRGVELQDAVVATLTDLDPNGDPSDWTATIDWGDGQVDQGLAGDNPVVVREGSTPGTFEVVGSHTYAGVADDLPITVNVTGNLGANLSVVALADVREAQTLDSSTGILTVNGTTGSDNIAVSLDGSNVIISINGLNTSQPQDSVGIIEIEGGDGDDLIVLGEDVAAARIFAGAGDDTVSGALGNDEIFGGDGDDVLDGFGGNDSIVGGEGNDYLLGGTGITFDAATLAAGFFDQDTLIGGAGNDTLTGGLDANVLEGGEGDDLLNGSGSRDTLRGQAGNDTLRGFGNNDLLIGGDGNDTLVGDALDGPRGGVANGGPDSLEGGNGVDLIEGVFGDDSLDGGAGADFLFGGDGDDTVFNDDDDDAFDSIEIIDGV
- the lepB gene encoding signal peptidase I — protein: MSSPSETTTIASSADAEQAGVRTTIEQVLIALVLAFVFRAFVVEAFIIPTGSMATTLLGAHMRFDCPDCGWDYDVNYRTVGSTTFIPKKAQNSSGEDRTLNIRCPNCGFRQPPRPMPGLDPVDENAQGPNVYYGDRILVLKYLYLFQDPQRYDVVVFKNPSRSGAAYANLPVESTESYQENYIKRLVGLPGESVLLLDGDVYIAGDARHKETAELTASDFKIARKSDTVQEALWRVVYDDDFRPRGAERDVQLSGGRVETDADFELPWKPSGGWRVESDGFAFAGEGGQLTFDKDANPLCFYLLDYIAYNQTWDDGLRGKDSADTFGRGFNFAGGPHSRDPGTAWLHYADDLRLSLVHHRRDGGGPIALRLSGNGKTFVARVTPGEVVLLDETDPSSPVELARHSDAGVSAVGGTSRLQLAHFDYAIHVEIDGKRVIETNYEPDVGELIFEERNSLKGPEPAASISAVGHVADITRVKLYRDVHYTARDQTAGGSGGGGLHPYASPELFPHGVMRLGEEEYFVIGDNPMLSGDARTWTDDVLLPRERLASDAGRVPGRFLLGKAFFVYWPGGYRPLPFLPPVVPNVGDMRFIR
- a CDS encoding HupE/UreJ family protein; translation: MRRCLLLAVILLLALIPTQASAHGMTEDDQARMLEAGYPEYAWLGGKHMLTGYDHLLFLLGVVFFLTKFGDVLKFITAFTLGHCITLIGATLLGIQANYYLIDAVIALTVICKGFDNLGGFQKQLGVDPPDLLGMVFAFGLIHGFGLSTRLQQLPLGEDTGGLVLRILSFNVGVELGQLIALGLMILLLAAWRKTASFKTFSRAANAGLIAVGALLLVMQLHGYVHSVSPEEFPLNADDHQHLHEAD